From the genome of Neodiprion pinetum isolate iyNeoPine1 chromosome 3, iyNeoPine1.2, whole genome shotgun sequence, one region includes:
- the LOC124215074 gene encoding ral GTPase-activating protein subunit beta isoform X5, which yields MNLGVFNRVNLKDSGGGMYSEWASLSTLVQNGSEDSQSVLKKFHPVAGREVALSIVRQLATNLGITQAAEHSPLTTDREVQWCMEVICFGLSLPLAEHDTVRDCVNVYCEWLSALYSSPKISVPRPIVEDPNFYARKIISHFHNLFVPRKGEVWPFLYQDLGADTINRQAVLCHRVLRTLQQVARGPATLERETWESLLLFLIGINDALLAPPAVREDAGEQLCERVLGVLLEVWLVACERNFPSPPLWRTLRESCLRWRHRLALVEQWNRVCLALTAKLLQVMYGPMFPELKISDEDAHLVPQTMSDEAVAQSWYRLLRTVGDPVDLCRPAVVSQTQAFLQYAIASQNVVDPCQHPCLQGLPQIFLKAIKGIAGQVDAFLGVSQACCWEECCITSVASASGGGGGVAGDKAGGKDQPQPSPTPPTQRRLAKSFSVTPSAVTKGIPKASLIGLTTSRISSNPPASTPNSGPSSTSSITSVTSLGQDIRPPLAPGRPKCNSILHLFGEWLFEAAFIGTDGWSQNLPQPSGASKRPSSVLVDGPSSLQETTSEIPPSLGIDRYESGRAEAMGALCRIFCAKKTGEEILPVYLARFYQAMYHGLKINETRECGETLASILLNSADLFRLDLDGVQVLVPAVISALEIVLPEKELKLKSNAVSRIELRRASIHLLISMLTLPLNLQNLPIKELPSLTAIINQEKNPVTFVQLKPRLMNLLINALQVESDPLNTHMLLGGLMLSVQDSAAAEEVEQVTQPDTITSDTTTNLLSSVASDSTSQVSISSDLRSLGDGSDIVTLQEENSAFGKYFDSAHALFVRATYLVCHRLISSWKTDLNISLAALELLAGLARTHIRETARKLTDALECKRAVKWLCDYITYQCWRPPPAHSKDLHSSIVAAFTCLTTWLSAHPQLLQDKDCLTTVLEVVELGVSGTKSIGKPGEPIKMKDEKELKPASMRVRDAADALLTIILEQVGYFPSACGAQSLSSLLDEVLLLRHCNSWTGGRVARQAAVERFRYFVAENATMLALLEEPLGNDQDPQPTVTVLIRGPFGRHAWTMQLRHLPRHKSSVRSMNSNPGRPLPLAEATPRPDYKPRFFPDNVDRIPHCRVDESIPSLDAVMNDNDTVKNEHHLLSQLLERQINLESKSSNDLARNADEKIEECTPPKICHEFQTARLFLSHFGFLNLDQNDNENSTTSGLTALDPSMPGFCTDLESLDHTSPRTCDTVHVFYVRAGQKSAEEILSNVLHETSVSPHFLEFLSSLGWPVSVSSHAGWTGHVSTSWRATIPVTVPQPAHSDHGGALYNGDTHILYWADVSSEVAFIVPTHLMGNMSSDSIDESNYNSDISGGQAWFERSVSESAGTRSYSVNQSGSQNSRTMSLDLDKQPPSLPGSGPSSTSSGDPIKPRRSTKHSLPMQTDTRILVVWLESLEDHLQFPIADLLSCTHTGLEHSNGVRPSDVQVIFLHSLSSGLMRVRLQGPVSRINLATPLVDGMVLSRRVLGTLVRQTALNMGRRRRLDNDSYHPPHVRRRLKVQDMVQKYRCNLSQPELLTFLFSSPQN from the exons TCTGGCCATTTTTGTACCAGGATTTAG GGGCTGACACAATAAATAGACAAGCTGTGCTATGTCACAGGGTGCTCAGAACTCTCCAGCAAGTCGCAAGAGGACCTGCAACTTTGGAGAGAGAAACATGGGAAAgcttattattgtttttaattgGAATAAACGATGCTTTATTAGCGCCACCTGCTGTTAGAGAGGATGCAGGTGAACAGCTATGTGAAAGAGTTCTTGGTGTATTGTTGGAG GTATGGCTCGTCGCCTGTGAACGCAATTTTCCATCTCCTCCACTGTGGCGCACATTACGAGAATCGTGTTTACGATGGCGTCATAGATTAGCTCTGGTAGAGCAATGGAATCGTGTTTGTTTAGCTCTGACCGCAAAATTACTGCAAGTTATGTACGGTCCAATGTTTCCAGAATTAAAAATCA GTGACGAAGACGCACACCTGGTACCTCAAACAATGTCTGATGAAGCAGTGGCACAATCGTGGTACAGATTACTACGAACTGTTGGCGATCCAGTAGATTTGTGCAGACCAGCTGTAGTATCTCAAACACAAGCATTTTTGCAGTACGCTATCGCTAGTCAAAACGTGGTTGATCCATGCCAGCATCCCTGCTTACAGGGCTTACCACAAATATTTCTAAAGGCTATCAAAGGTATTGCTGGTCAAGTTGATGCTTTTTTGG GGGTATCACAGGCTTGCTGCTGGGAGGAGTGTTGCATCACTAGTGTTGCATCTGCAAGTGGCGGAGGTGGTGGTGTGGCGGGAGATAAAGCTGGCGGTAAAGATCAGCCACAGCCCTCCCCCACACCACCAACACAGCGAAGACTGGCCAAAAGTTTCAGTGTCACACCTTCTGCTGTTACTAAGG GAATCCCAAAAGCTTCTCTAATTGGATTAACAACAAGTCGCATATCTAGCAACCCGCCTGCATCGACCCCCAACTCTGGCCCCTCATCAACTTCGAGCATAACGT CTGTAACATCGCTAGGCCAAGACATCAGGCCTCCCTTAGCACCAGGAAGGCCAAAATGTAACAGTATATTACATTTGTTTGGAGAATGGCTTTTCGAAGCAGCTTTTATAGGCACAGATGGATGGTCACAAAATTTGCCTC aGCCATCAGGTGCTTCAAAGCGTCCATCATCAGTTCTTGTCGATGGACCAAGTTCATTGCAAGAAACAACTAGTGAAATCCCACCATCGCTTGGTATTGACCGTTATGAATCAGGTAGAGCCGAAGCTATGGGAGCACTTTGCAGGATATTTTGTGCAAAGAAGACTGGGGAAGAAATTTTGCCAGTTTATTTAGCTAGATTCTATCAAGCTATGTATCACGGCCTTAAAATAAACGAG acACGAGAATGTGGAGAAACTTTGGCcagtattttgttaaattcaGCAGACTTATTTCGTCTTGATCTTGACGGTGTACAAGTATTGGTGCCAGCTGTTATATCTGCTTTGGAAATTGTGCTACCAGAAAAGGAACTGAAATTAAAGTCAAATGCTGTGTCCAGAATCGAATTGAGAAGAGCTTCCATACATCTGCTGATATCTATGCTGACACTTCCGCTAAATCTACAG aACTTGCCTATCAAGGAGTTACCGTCTTTAACAGCGATAATCAATCAGGAGAAGAATCCAGTGACGTTTGTACAATTAAAACCCAGACTCATGAACTTGCTAATAAATGCATTACAGGTCGAATCTGATCCCTTAAACACACACATGCTCTTAG GGGGGTTGATGTTGAGCGTACAAGACTCGGCAGCTGCTGAAGAGGTTGAACAAGTAACTCAACCTGATACAATCACCAGTGATACTACAACTAATTTGCTATCATCAG TCGCCAGTGATTCAACAAGTCAAGTAAGCATTTCCAGTGATCTACGTTCACTTGGAGATGGCTCTGATATTGTCACACTTCAAGAGGAAAACTCTGCCTTTGGTAAATACTTTG ATTCTGCACATGCTCTTTTTGTAAGAGCCACATACTTGGTATGTCACAGATTAATATCATCGTGGAAAACAGACTTGAACATTTCATTAGCAGCATTAGAATTGCTAGCAGGTTTAGCAAGGACGCATATTCGAGAGACAG CTCGGAAGCTAACAG ATGCTCTTGAGTGTAAACGAGCAGTAAAATGGTTGTGTGATTATATCACTTACCAATGTTGGCGACCACCACCAGCTCATTCTAAGGACTTGCATTCATCTATTGTCGCAGCGTTCACTTGTCTAACCACATGGTTATCTGCTCACCCACAATTATTACAA GACAAGGATTGTCTTACAACAGTTTTGGAAGTAGTTGAATTAGGTGTGTCTGGTACCAAGAGCATTGGTAAGCCAGGAGAACcaattaaaatgaaagatgaaaaagaattaaaaccAGCATCAATGCGAGTTAGAGACGCAGCTGATGCACTCCTGACAATTATATTAGAACAG GTAGGATATTTTCCAAGTGCCTGTGGAGCGCAATCTCTTTCTTCCCTACTTGACGAGGTTTTGCTACTTCGTCACTGTAACAGCTGGACGGGCGGCCGCGTAGCTCGACAAGCTGCAGTTGAACGATTCCGTTACTTTGTAGCTGAAAATGCTACGATGCTAGCTCTGCTAGAAGAGCCGTTAGGGAATGATCAGGATCCACAACCTACTGTTACAGTGTTAATAAGAGGTCCATTCGGTCGACATGCGTGGACAATGCAACTTAGACATTTACCCAGGCATAAATCCAGCGTGAGAAGTATGAACTCAAATCCTGGGCGCCCATTGCCTTTGGCCGAGGCTACACCAAGACCAGATTATAAGCCGAGATTTTTCCCTGATAATGTTGATCGCATTCCACATTGTAGAGT GGATGAGTCAATACCAAGCTTGGATGCAGTAATGAATGATAATGATACAGTAAAAAACGAGCATCATCTTTTGTCACAATTACTGGAGAGACAAATCAATCTGGAATCAAAGTCCAGTAATGATTTGGCTCGAAACGCAGATGAAAAGATTGAAGAATGTACCCcgccaaaaatttgtcacgAATTTCAAACAGCCAGATTGTTCCTCAGCCATTTTGGATTCTTGAATTTAGACCAAAATGACAACGAAAATTCTACCACGAGCGGGCTCACAGCTTTGGATCCGTCAATGCCTGGATTCTGCACAGACTTGGAAAGTTTGGACCACACAAGTCCGAGAACCTGCGACACAGTACACGTATTTTACGTTCGAGCTGGTCAAAAATCTGCTGAAGAAATACTCTCTAATGTG CTACATGAAACGAGCGTATCTCCACATTTTTTGGAGTTCCTGAGTTCACTTGGCTGGCCAGTCTCAGTGTCATCTCATGCAGGATGGACAGGACATGTCTCTACATCGTGGCGTGCTACAATTCCAGTTACTGTACCGCAACCGGCTCATAGCGATCATGGCGGTGCTTTGTATAACGGCGACACGCATATTTTATACTGGGCTGATGTGAGCTCAGAAGTGGCGTTTATAGTGCCGACACATTTGATGGGGAACATGAGCTCCGATTCCATTGATGAGTCTAATTATAATAGCGATATAAGCGGTGGCCAAG CTTGGTTCGAGCGAAGCGTTAGTGAAAGTGCTGGAACCCGTTCGTATTCGGTTAATCAGTCAGGAAGTCAAAATTCTCGAACTATGTCGTTAGACCTTGACAAACAGCCTCCCAGTTTACCAGGCTCTGGTCCATCCAGCACATCAAGTGGGGATCCAATTAAACCTAGAAGAAGCACGAAGCACAGTCTCCCTATGCAAACTGATACAAGAATATTAGTTGTTTGGCTAGAGAGCTTAGAAGATCACTTGCAATTTCCAATCG CTGACCTTCTATCTTGCACTCATACTGGTCTCGAGCATTCCAATGGTGTAAGGCCTTCTGACGTTCAagtcatttttttacattcactGTCGAGTGGTTTGATGAGAGTAAGACTACAAGGCCCTGTATCTAGAATAAATTTAGCTACTCCATTGGTTGATGGCATGGTGCTGTCTCGACGGGTGTTGGGCACATTAGTCAGACAAACCGCTTTAAATATGGGACGTCGAAGAAGGCTGGACAATGATAG CTATCACCCACCGCATGTTCGCAGACGATTGAAGGTCCAAGACATGGTTCAAAAATACCGATGCAACCTTAGTCAGCCCGAATTGTTAACATTTTTGTTCAGCAGTcctcaaaattaa
- the LOC124215074 gene encoding ral GTPase-activating protein subunit beta isoform X6 — MNLGVFNRVNLKDSGGGMYSEWASLSTLVQNGSEDSQSVLKKFHPVAGREVALSIVRQLATNLGITQAAEHSPLTTDREVQWCMEVICFGLSLPLAEHDTVRDCVNVYCEWLSALYSSPKISVPRPIVEDPNFYARKIISHFHNLFVPRKGEVWPFLYQDLGADTINRQAVLCHRVLRTLQQVARGPATLERETWESLLLFLIGINDALLAPPAVREDAGEQLCERVLGVLLEVWLVACERNFPSPPLWRTLRESCLRWRHRLALVEQWNRVCLALTAKLLQVMYGPMFPELKISDEDAHLVPQTMSDEAVAQSWYRLLRTVGDPVDLCRPAVVSQTQAFLQYAIASQNVVDPCQHPCLQGLPQIFLKAIKGIAGQVDAFLGVSQACCWEECCITSVASASGGGGGVAGDKAGGKDQPQPSPTPPTQRRLAKSFSVTPSAVTKGIPKASLIGLTTSRISSNPPASTPNSGPSSTSSITSVTSLGQDIRPPLAPGRPKCNSILHLFGEWLFEAAFIGTDGWSQNLPQPSGASKRPSSVLVDGPSSLQETTSEIPPSLGIDRYESGRAEAMGALCRIFCAKKTGEEILPVYLARFYQAMYHGLKINETRECGETLASILLNSADLFRLDLDGVQVLVPAVISALEIVLPEKELKLKSNAVSRIELRRASIHLLISMLTLPLNLQNLPIKELPSLTAIINQEKNPVTFVQLKPRLMNLLINALQVESDPLNTHMLLGGLMLSVQDSAAAEEVEQVTQPDTITSDTTTNLLSSVASDSTSQVSISSDLRSLGDGSDIVTLQEENSAFDSAHALFVRATYLVCHRLISSWKTDLNISLAALELLAGLARTHIRETARKLTDALECKRAVKWLCDYITYQCWRPPPAHSKDLHSSIVAAFTCLTTWLSAHPQLLQDKDCLTTVLEVVELGVSGTKSIGKPGEPIKMKDEKELKPASMRVRDAADALLTIILEQVGYFPSACGAQSLSSLLDEVLLLRHCNSWTGGRVARQAAVERFRYFVAENATMLALLEEPLGNDQDPQPTVTVLIRGPFGRHAWTMQLRHLPRHKSSVRSMNSNPGRPLPLAEATPRPDYKPRFFPDNVDRIPHCRVDESIPSLDAVMNDNDTVKNEHHLLSQLLERQINLESKSSNDLARNADEKIEECTPPKICHEFQTARLFLSHFGFLNLDQNDNENSTTSGLTALDPSMPGFCTDLESLDHTSPRTCDTVHVFYVRAGQKSAEEILSNVLHETSVSPHFLEFLSSLGWPVSVSSHAGWTGHVSTSWRATIPVTVPQPAHSDHGGALYNGDTHILYWADVSSEVAFIVPTHLMGNMSSDSIDESNYNSDISGGQAWFERSVSESAGTRSYSVNQSGSQNSRTMSLDLDKQPPSLPGSGPSSTSSGDPIKPRRSTKHSLPMQTDTRILVVWLESLEDHLQFPIADLLSCTHTGLEHSNGVRPSDVQVIFLHSLSSGLMRVRLQGPVSRINLATPLVDGMVLSRRVLGTLVRQTALNMGRRRRLDNDSYHPPHVRRRLKVQDMVQKYRCNLSQPELLTFLFSSPQN, encoded by the exons TCTGGCCATTTTTGTACCAGGATTTAG GGGCTGACACAATAAATAGACAAGCTGTGCTATGTCACAGGGTGCTCAGAACTCTCCAGCAAGTCGCAAGAGGACCTGCAACTTTGGAGAGAGAAACATGGGAAAgcttattattgtttttaattgGAATAAACGATGCTTTATTAGCGCCACCTGCTGTTAGAGAGGATGCAGGTGAACAGCTATGTGAAAGAGTTCTTGGTGTATTGTTGGAG GTATGGCTCGTCGCCTGTGAACGCAATTTTCCATCTCCTCCACTGTGGCGCACATTACGAGAATCGTGTTTACGATGGCGTCATAGATTAGCTCTGGTAGAGCAATGGAATCGTGTTTGTTTAGCTCTGACCGCAAAATTACTGCAAGTTATGTACGGTCCAATGTTTCCAGAATTAAAAATCA GTGACGAAGACGCACACCTGGTACCTCAAACAATGTCTGATGAAGCAGTGGCACAATCGTGGTACAGATTACTACGAACTGTTGGCGATCCAGTAGATTTGTGCAGACCAGCTGTAGTATCTCAAACACAAGCATTTTTGCAGTACGCTATCGCTAGTCAAAACGTGGTTGATCCATGCCAGCATCCCTGCTTACAGGGCTTACCACAAATATTTCTAAAGGCTATCAAAGGTATTGCTGGTCAAGTTGATGCTTTTTTGG GGGTATCACAGGCTTGCTGCTGGGAGGAGTGTTGCATCACTAGTGTTGCATCTGCAAGTGGCGGAGGTGGTGGTGTGGCGGGAGATAAAGCTGGCGGTAAAGATCAGCCACAGCCCTCCCCCACACCACCAACACAGCGAAGACTGGCCAAAAGTTTCAGTGTCACACCTTCTGCTGTTACTAAGG GAATCCCAAAAGCTTCTCTAATTGGATTAACAACAAGTCGCATATCTAGCAACCCGCCTGCATCGACCCCCAACTCTGGCCCCTCATCAACTTCGAGCATAACGT CTGTAACATCGCTAGGCCAAGACATCAGGCCTCCCTTAGCACCAGGAAGGCCAAAATGTAACAGTATATTACATTTGTTTGGAGAATGGCTTTTCGAAGCAGCTTTTATAGGCACAGATGGATGGTCACAAAATTTGCCTC aGCCATCAGGTGCTTCAAAGCGTCCATCATCAGTTCTTGTCGATGGACCAAGTTCATTGCAAGAAACAACTAGTGAAATCCCACCATCGCTTGGTATTGACCGTTATGAATCAGGTAGAGCCGAAGCTATGGGAGCACTTTGCAGGATATTTTGTGCAAAGAAGACTGGGGAAGAAATTTTGCCAGTTTATTTAGCTAGATTCTATCAAGCTATGTATCACGGCCTTAAAATAAACGAG acACGAGAATGTGGAGAAACTTTGGCcagtattttgttaaattcaGCAGACTTATTTCGTCTTGATCTTGACGGTGTACAAGTATTGGTGCCAGCTGTTATATCTGCTTTGGAAATTGTGCTACCAGAAAAGGAACTGAAATTAAAGTCAAATGCTGTGTCCAGAATCGAATTGAGAAGAGCTTCCATACATCTGCTGATATCTATGCTGACACTTCCGCTAAATCTACAG aACTTGCCTATCAAGGAGTTACCGTCTTTAACAGCGATAATCAATCAGGAGAAGAATCCAGTGACGTTTGTACAATTAAAACCCAGACTCATGAACTTGCTAATAAATGCATTACAGGTCGAATCTGATCCCTTAAACACACACATGCTCTTAG GGGGGTTGATGTTGAGCGTACAAGACTCGGCAGCTGCTGAAGAGGTTGAACAAGTAACTCAACCTGATACAATCACCAGTGATACTACAACTAATTTGCTATCATCAG TCGCCAGTGATTCAACAAGTCAAGTAAGCATTTCCAGTGATCTACGTTCACTTGGAGATGGCTCTGATATTGTCACACTTCAAGAGGAAAACTCTGCCTTTG ATTCTGCACATGCTCTTTTTGTAAGAGCCACATACTTGGTATGTCACAGATTAATATCATCGTGGAAAACAGACTTGAACATTTCATTAGCAGCATTAGAATTGCTAGCAGGTTTAGCAAGGACGCATATTCGAGAGACAG CTCGGAAGCTAACAG ATGCTCTTGAGTGTAAACGAGCAGTAAAATGGTTGTGTGATTATATCACTTACCAATGTTGGCGACCACCACCAGCTCATTCTAAGGACTTGCATTCATCTATTGTCGCAGCGTTCACTTGTCTAACCACATGGTTATCTGCTCACCCACAATTATTACAA GACAAGGATTGTCTTACAACAGTTTTGGAAGTAGTTGAATTAGGTGTGTCTGGTACCAAGAGCATTGGTAAGCCAGGAGAACcaattaaaatgaaagatgaaaaagaattaaaaccAGCATCAATGCGAGTTAGAGACGCAGCTGATGCACTCCTGACAATTATATTAGAACAG GTAGGATATTTTCCAAGTGCCTGTGGAGCGCAATCTCTTTCTTCCCTACTTGACGAGGTTTTGCTACTTCGTCACTGTAACAGCTGGACGGGCGGCCGCGTAGCTCGACAAGCTGCAGTTGAACGATTCCGTTACTTTGTAGCTGAAAATGCTACGATGCTAGCTCTGCTAGAAGAGCCGTTAGGGAATGATCAGGATCCACAACCTACTGTTACAGTGTTAATAAGAGGTCCATTCGGTCGACATGCGTGGACAATGCAACTTAGACATTTACCCAGGCATAAATCCAGCGTGAGAAGTATGAACTCAAATCCTGGGCGCCCATTGCCTTTGGCCGAGGCTACACCAAGACCAGATTATAAGCCGAGATTTTTCCCTGATAATGTTGATCGCATTCCACATTGTAGAGT GGATGAGTCAATACCAAGCTTGGATGCAGTAATGAATGATAATGATACAGTAAAAAACGAGCATCATCTTTTGTCACAATTACTGGAGAGACAAATCAATCTGGAATCAAAGTCCAGTAATGATTTGGCTCGAAACGCAGATGAAAAGATTGAAGAATGTACCCcgccaaaaatttgtcacgAATTTCAAACAGCCAGATTGTTCCTCAGCCATTTTGGATTCTTGAATTTAGACCAAAATGACAACGAAAATTCTACCACGAGCGGGCTCACAGCTTTGGATCCGTCAATGCCTGGATTCTGCACAGACTTGGAAAGTTTGGACCACACAAGTCCGAGAACCTGCGACACAGTACACGTATTTTACGTTCGAGCTGGTCAAAAATCTGCTGAAGAAATACTCTCTAATGTG CTACATGAAACGAGCGTATCTCCACATTTTTTGGAGTTCCTGAGTTCACTTGGCTGGCCAGTCTCAGTGTCATCTCATGCAGGATGGACAGGACATGTCTCTACATCGTGGCGTGCTACAATTCCAGTTACTGTACCGCAACCGGCTCATAGCGATCATGGCGGTGCTTTGTATAACGGCGACACGCATATTTTATACTGGGCTGATGTGAGCTCAGAAGTGGCGTTTATAGTGCCGACACATTTGATGGGGAACATGAGCTCCGATTCCATTGATGAGTCTAATTATAATAGCGATATAAGCGGTGGCCAAG CTTGGTTCGAGCGAAGCGTTAGTGAAAGTGCTGGAACCCGTTCGTATTCGGTTAATCAGTCAGGAAGTCAAAATTCTCGAACTATGTCGTTAGACCTTGACAAACAGCCTCCCAGTTTACCAGGCTCTGGTCCATCCAGCACATCAAGTGGGGATCCAATTAAACCTAGAAGAAGCACGAAGCACAGTCTCCCTATGCAAACTGATACAAGAATATTAGTTGTTTGGCTAGAGAGCTTAGAAGATCACTTGCAATTTCCAATCG CTGACCTTCTATCTTGCACTCATACTGGTCTCGAGCATTCCAATGGTGTAAGGCCTTCTGACGTTCAagtcatttttttacattcactGTCGAGTGGTTTGATGAGAGTAAGACTACAAGGCCCTGTATCTAGAATAAATTTAGCTACTCCATTGGTTGATGGCATGGTGCTGTCTCGACGGGTGTTGGGCACATTAGTCAGACAAACCGCTTTAAATATGGGACGTCGAAGAAGGCTGGACAATGATAG CTATCACCCACCGCATGTTCGCAGACGATTGAAGGTCCAAGACATGGTTCAAAAATACCGATGCAACCTTAGTCAGCCCGAATTGTTAACATTTTTGTTCAGCAGTcctcaaaattaa